Proteins encoded within one genomic window of Streptomyces taklimakanensis:
- a CDS encoding phthiocerol/phthiodiolone dimycocerosyl transferase family protein, giving the protein MHRALCPVETLYVGQRSRAVLSCTLRGQVDTGALAAAFDAVTRAHPTLRTRIEPDGRGYALRLLTEDERPRLVTRTGGEEAYAAELNAPLPVGGPLSRAVLVSAPEGDRHLFVLVVDHTITDGHSGIAVHNALWDHYRALVEGGADEGRTAATGPAADTLEDDADSPDWPRPVSRLLPDTDPAATAAYLERRIEEARRRPVRLVPYDVPRPAGTDTPPGVEPAGDGHIEVCRLTLDEERTARLRRTARGAGLSVHSLVAASLLATARRRMEGDGPLTLGCLSPVDLRSRLSPPLPASVMVPAVTTHLQTVDVATDSDPAVLARAVHTRLRDFVAGEDRYHEMRITPEIPRNPALQLATVIATNMGVVPGPRLPAGLHAVDVRLVPARENYFPQAGRSPVMACVVSFEGRLAIEFPHFTACFSPSFMRAFRDDVRTGLLAFTDVTEPLPAPANAR; this is encoded by the coding sequence ATGCACCGTGCGTTGTGTCCGGTCGAGACGCTGTACGTCGGGCAACGGAGCAGAGCGGTGCTCTCCTGCACCCTGCGCGGGCAGGTCGACACCGGGGCGCTGGCCGCGGCGTTCGACGCCGTCACGCGGGCCCACCCGACGCTGCGCACGCGCATCGAGCCGGACGGTCGGGGCTACGCGCTGCGCCTCCTCACCGAGGACGAACGGCCCCGGCTGGTCACCCGCACCGGCGGCGAGGAGGCCTACGCGGCGGAGTTGAACGCTCCCCTGCCGGTCGGGGGCCCGCTCAGCCGCGCGGTCCTGGTGAGCGCGCCGGAGGGCGACCGCCACCTGTTCGTCCTCGTCGTGGACCACACGATCACGGACGGGCACAGCGGCATCGCCGTGCACAACGCCCTGTGGGACCACTACCGGGCCCTGGTCGAGGGCGGCGCGGACGAGGGGAGGACGGCCGCGACCGGCCCGGCCGCCGACACCCTCGAAGACGACGCGGACTCTCCCGACTGGCCGCGCCCCGTCAGCCGGCTGCTGCCCGACACCGACCCGGCGGCCACCGCCGCCTACCTGGAGCGGCGCATCGAGGAGGCGCGGCGGCGCCCCGTCCGGCTCGTGCCCTACGACGTGCCGCGTCCGGCCGGCACCGACACCCCGCCGGGGGTGGAACCGGCCGGTGACGGACACATCGAGGTGTGTCGACTGACCCTCGACGAGGAGCGCACCGCCCGGCTGCGGCGAACCGCGCGGGGGGCGGGCCTGTCCGTGCACTCCCTCGTCGCCGCCTCGCTGCTCGCGACGGCACGGCGTCGCATGGAGGGCGACGGTCCCCTCACGCTCGGCTGTCTGTCCCCCGTGGACCTGCGGTCCCGACTGTCCCCACCGCTGCCCGCTTCGGTCATGGTGCCGGCCGTCACCACCCATCTGCAGACCGTCGACGTCGCCACGGACAGCGACCCGGCCGTGCTGGCGCGTGCCGTCCACACCCGGTTGCGCGACTTCGTCGCCGGCGAGGACCGGTACCACGAGATGCGGATCACGCCGGAGATCCCTCGGAACCCGGCCCTGCAACTGGCCACCGTGATCGCCACGAACATGGGCGTCGTCCCCGGCCCCCGACTGCCGGCCGGACTGCACGCCGTCGACGTCCGGCTGGTACCCGCCCGTGAGAACTACTTCCCGCAGGCGGGCCGCAGTCCCGTCATGGCGTGCGTCGTCTCCTTCGAGGGGCGGCTCGCCATCGAGTTCCCGCACTTCACCGCCTGCTTCAGCCCTTCCTTCATGCGGGCCTTCCGCGACGACGTCCGCACCGGGCTCCTCGCCTTCACGGACGTCACCGAGCCCCTGCCCGCGCCCGCGAACGCTCGGTGA